The following proteins are co-located in the Silene latifolia isolate original U9 population chromosome 1, ASM4854445v1, whole genome shotgun sequence genome:
- the LOC141617424 gene encoding monofunctional riboflavin biosynthesis protein RIBA 3, chloroplastic — MGSIPCTSPVFPPLSFRLWTPSSTRSSLLVHHMQRWCNLSCCERSFGDANLDDDHEVSSNQNGRSLIKSVPLTTLNAEITPETVDFFVSDAQGDPDCPTKGYSSIDQALLTLKQGKFVIVVDDENGNEGNLVMAASMATPQAMAFMVKYGSGIVSVGMTAEDLQRLKLPLMSSDCEDAKSSAPTFTVSVDAKVGTSTGVSATDRAKTVVALSSPESKPEDFRKPGHVFPLKYRPGGVLTRVGHTEASVDLVMLAGLRPISVLSAIIDQDDGSIASLNVLKTLASNHTIPIITITDLIRYRRKRERIVERTNVSRLPTKWGDFQAYCYRSKLDGMEHVAIVKGSVRNGEDILVRVHSECLTGDVFGSARCDCGSQLDLAMQLIAEEGRGVVVYLRGHEGRGIGLGHKLQAYNLQDLGHDTVEANLELGLAADAREYGIGAQILRDIGVRTMRLMTNNPAKFTGLKGYGLAVVGRVPVMTPITEENRRYLETKRTKMGHIYGSDIRGSFAGPIDPNPVDSYTQDSQQDYK; from the exons ATGGGCTCCATTCCTTGCACTTCTCCTGTTTTTCCCCCACTCTCCTTTCGCTTATG GACGCCTAGTAGTACTCGATCATCATTGTTAGTCCATCATATGCAAAGGTGGTGCAATTTGAGTTGTTGTGAACGTAGTTTTGGAGACGCAAACTtagatgatgaccatgaggttTCCTCGAATCAAAATGGCCGGTCACTAATAAAGAGTGTGCCTTTAACAACATTGAATGCTGAAATTACACCCGAAACTGTTGATTTTTTTGTTAGTGATGCTCAAGGTGACCCTGATTGCCCTACCAAGGGTTATTCTTCTATTGACCAAGCTCTTCTCACTTTAAAACAAGGAAAG TTTGTGATTGTTGTAGATGATGAAAATGGAAATGAAGGAAACTTAGTGATGGCAGCATCAATGGCAACTCCACAAGCCATGGCCTTTATGGTCAAGTATGGATCAGGCATTGTTTCTGTGGGCATGACTGCGGAGGATCTTCAGAGATTGAAGCTACCTCTTATGTCATCTGATTGCGAGGATGCAAAATCATCCGCTCCTACTTTCACTGTCTCTGTG GATGCAAAGGTAGGCACAAGTACAGGGGTGTCAGCTACAGATAGGGCTAAAACAGTAGTAGCCCTTTCGTCACCCGAATCTAAGCCAGAAGATTTCAGGAAGCCTGGACATGTTTTTCCTCTCAAGTATAGACCTGGTGGGGTTCTAACTAGAGTCGGACACACTGAAGCTTCTGTTGATTTGGTCATGTTAGCCGGTCTAAGACCTATTTCAGTTCTTTCTGCTATCATTGATCAAGATGATGGGTCTATCGCCTCTTTAAATGTTCTAAAAACGCTTGCTTCAAATCATACCATTCCGATTATCACAATCACTGATTTGATTAG GTACagaagaaaaagggaaagaatAGTGGAAAGAACAAATGTATCAAGGCTTCCTACTAAATGGGGTGACTTCCAAGCTTATTGCTATCGGTCCAAGCTAGATGGAATGGAGCATGTAGCTATAGTCAAG GGAAGTGTTAGAAATGGTGAAGATATCCTAGTGAGAGTTCATTCAGAGTGCTTGACAGGAGATGTGTTTGGCTCAGCTAGATGTGACTGTGGGAGTCAGCTAGACTTAGCAATGCAGCTGATAGCGGAAGAGGGTAGAGGAGTTGTCGTTTATCTACGAGGTCATGAAGGCCGAGGGATTGGTTTAGGCCATAAACTTCAAGCTTATAATTTGCAGGACTTGGGGCATGATACTGTTGAAGCCAACCTAGAGCTTGGACTAGCTGCTGATGCTCGAGAATACGGGATTGGTGCCCAG ATATTGAGGGACATCGGGGTTCGCACCATGAGGCTAATGACCAACAATCCAGCGAAATTCACAGGCTTAAAAGGGTATGGATTGGCAGTTGTAGGAAGAGTTCCTGTGATGACACCCATAACAGAGGAAAACAGAAGATACTTGGAAACCAAGAGGACTAAAATGGGCCATATTTATGGATCCGACATCCGAGGATCGTTTGCCGGACCAATTGACCCGAACCCTGTGGACTCATATACACAAGATAGTCAACAAGACTACAAATGA
- the LOC141622497 gene encoding uncharacterized protein LOC141622497, which translates to MPIKIKNMKTIDLSCASQTSTAICSSTKSFKTLISNTYSPSKPPCNSDELPFNPRLSSFSSSYREKTRKLTSIVNHADIVPRRRSSADVMDIKRYIDKHKSSNNEHSTTTTTYLLGESKRNDIFSTPVFGSEGRRSTSRIETRPCFGSVRDGEKEKIRKHFSLIDFGDEKKINKQRNNAGETCCNGVTQKQLSMGHSGNHSSVQKHPPDQVVVLRVSLHCKGCEGKLRKHLSKIEGVTSFSIDMETKKVTVTGNVTPLALLTSISKVKNAQFWPTETTNSSASSSSSSTSSTTVDFS; encoded by the exons ATGCCCATAAAAATTAAGAATATGAAGACCATAGATCTCTCTTGTGCTTCACAAACATCTACAGCAATTTGTTCTAGCACTAAATCCTTCAAGACACTTATTAGTAACACTTATTCTCCTTCTAAACCTCCCTGCAACTCTGATGAGCTACCCTTCAATCCTAGGCTTTCTTCCTTTTCTAGTAGCTACCGCGAAAAAACCCGAAAACTCACATCAATTGTTAACCATGCTGATATTGTcccaagaagaagaagctcagCTGATGTAATGGACATAAAACGTTACATTGATAAACATAAAAGTAGTAATAATGAACattctactactactactacgtaTCTCTTAGGCGAGTCCAAAAGGAATGATATTTTTAGTACTCCTGTGTTTGGTAGTGAGGGAAGGAGAAGTACATCTAGGATCGAAACGAGGCCTTGTTTCGGGTCGGTGAGGGATGGTGAGAAGGAGAAGATTAGGAAACATTTTTCACTAATTGATTTTGGAGATGAAAAGAAGATTAATAAACAGAGGAATAATGCAGGGGAAACATGTTGTAATGGTGTTACTCAGAAACAGCTGAGTATGGGCCATTCCGGGAATCATTCCTCTGTTCAGAAACATCCTCCTGACCAG GTAGTCGTATTGAGGGTGTCACTACACTGTAAAGGTTGTGAAGGCAAGCTCAGGAAACATCTTTCTAAAATTGAAG GGGTGACATCGTTTAGTATAGATATGGAGACTAAAAAGGTGACCGTAACGGGAAATGTGACACCATTAGCGCTATTAACAAGCATTTCCAAGGTCAAGAACGCTCAGTTTTGGCCTACCGAAACTACAAACTCATCGGCATCTTCCTCTTCGTCATCAACTTCTTCGACAACGGTGGACTTCAGTTAA
- the LOC141622605 gene encoding dirigent protein 25-like: MASSFKNQFFFITLALLIAFAASARLLDQTVSDESDTPDADSTLVSGGGASTAGGASTTVSGGGTAGTSTVSGGGAAGTSTVSGNGAAGAATVAPAGGATEGLPDGMVPKGEHPALTFFMHDILGGTNPSAKAITGIVTNPAVNGQVPFAKPNGAVLPTSNGLPQNNANNGIINNNNVPFLTGLGGVNQNVMQNNGNNNNNFVGGNGFPVMNGAQLSAQSSLQQLMFGTMIAIDDELTESHELGSGMVGRAQGYYVYSSVDGKSQSMAITAMFQEGGYVDSINFFGVHQTSVSESLIAVMGGTGKYVNAKGCALVKTLTGAQQQTDGLETVLEFNVFLSGE; this comes from the coding sequence ATGGCTTCCTCCTTCAAAAATCAATTCTTTTTTATTACATTAGCCCTACTCATTGCCTTCGCTGCCTCTGCTCGACTCCTCGACCAGACAGTCTCCGATGAGTCAGACACTCCCGATGCTGATTCCACTCTTGTCTCAGGAGGCGGGGCCTCTACCGCTGGAGGTGCATCCACTACTGTCTCTGGTGGAGGGACTGCTGGTACATCAACTGTCTCTGGTGGCGGGGCTGCTGGTACATCGACTGTGTCTGGTAATGGAGCAGCAGGAGCAGCTACTGTTGCTCCTGCTGGTGGGGCCACTGAAGGGCTTCCTGATGGCATGGTACCAAAGGGGGAACACCCTGCATTGACCTTTTTCATGCATGACATCCTAGGTGGGACCAACCCTTCTGCCAAAGCTATAACCGGCATTGTCACCAACCCTGCAGTCAACGGTCAGGTCCCTTTTGCTAAGCCCAACGGGGCCGTCCTCCCCACCAGTAACGGCCTCCCTCAGAACAATGCCAACAACGGGATTATCAACAATAACAACGTCCCATTCCTTACCGGGCTTGGTGGGGTCAACCAGAACGTGATGCAGAACaacggcaacaacaacaacaatttcgTAGGAGGGAACGGGTTCCCTGTGATGAATGGAGCCCAGCTGTCGGCACAGAGCAGCCTACAGCAGCTAATGTTTGGAACCATGATAGCCATAGACGATGAGTTGACCGAGAGCCATGAGCTTGGGTCGGGCATGGTAGGTCGAGCTCAAGGGTACTATGTGTACAGCTCAGTTGATGGAAAGAGCCAGTCCATGGCTATCACTGCTATGTTCCAAGAAGGCGGATATGTCGACAGTATTAACTTCTTCGGGGTCCATCAGACTTCGGTGTCTGAATCTTTAATTGCGGTTATGGGTGGGACGGGGAAGTATGTGAATGCCAAGGGATGTGCACTCGTCAAAACGCTTACTGGTGCTCAACAACAGACTGATGGGTTGGAGACGGTGCTCGAATTCAACGTCTTTCTTTCCGGCGAGTAG